TGGGGTCGCGGATGGCATTCCCGTTGCGCCACTGATCGACATGTCCGGCGTGAAGGACGCGCCGACCGGTCCGGCGCCGACCGGTGGGCCGGTCGCCGGGCAGCCGGTTTCCCCAGGTCCGTCGCCGGTGCACGGGGGCTGATCACCGATCGAATTGAATGACCCGCCGGGTTTACACCTGGCGGGTCATTTTTGTTGTAGCAGAGCGCATCTGATCATGCCGAACTCGACGTCAGTAAAGGGGCGCGCGACAAACGTCAGCAAAGAGGTTGCACGACAATGGTATTACGACGAGGGCAATTCGTTAGTGCTCTCTCGCACGATCACCGGGTCGCCGACGTTGACCTTGTTGTAGTACCACTCGGCGTCCTCGGGGCTCAGGCTGATGCAGCCGTGGCTGACATTTTCCAGCCCGAGCGAATTGACAGCCCAGGGAGCTGAGTGCACGAAAAGGCCATGGTTGGTGATGCGGACGGCGTAGTCGACCGTCACGAGATAACCGTCGGGATCGTCGACGGGGATGCCGACGCTGCTCGAATCCATCTGAACCGAGCGTTCTTTGGACAGAACCGTGTACGAGCCGACCGGGGTCGGGTACTCGGGTCTACCCAACGAGGACGGCAGCACGCCTTGTTGGCCGAAGTGCGGGCGGTGGTGCGGCGCCGGCAGTGACGACGGCGGGCCTGTCTCGACTCCGTCGATGCTTACGGTGAAGGTGTGCTCGGAGATGCTGGCAATACCGATGACGGCGGGGCCCGTTTTGATCTCCGTGGGCTGGCCTTCCACCGTCAGTGCGATCGTGGTGTGCGCCGGCCAGTATCGGTCGGGAGTCCACTGCACCACTTTGTTGTCGAGCCATTCGTACTTGCCGGTCATCGCGGGCGTCGAGGTGATCCCCAGCGCACGCTCGGCCGCATGCCGGTCGGCGACGGGTGCGCGGAAGTTCACCACGACGGGGTGTGCCACGCCCACCGTTTGGCCGCGGGTTGGCAGCATCGACGCGATCGGAAACGGGTTCGACTGGCTCGCCGCCGCCAGGCTCACGTCGGCCGGCACCGGGACCGGCAGATTGACGACGGCGGTCCCCGCGATCACGCTCGCGCCGATTCCGATGACAGCAACGGCACATCGAATATCCGCGCGCATAGCCCCAATTCCTTTTTAACTGACAGAGTTGCAATAGAGATGGTAAATGGCCGCTGAGCTGCGGAAGCGCAAGGGCGCGTGATCAATTGATCAAGTATCGGTCACGATTTGGCAACGGCGAGGCGTTCTGTCAACGTGATGTCGGGCCGTGGTCGAGGGCAGCCAAGAAAAGGAGAGCGGTGTGGCCGCACGTTGGGTTCGAGGGGTTGGGCTGGCCGGTGCCGCGATGACGTGCGCGGTTTCCTTCGCGGGTACAGCCC
The DNA window shown above is from Mycobacterium sp. Aquia_216 and carries:
- a CDS encoding L,D-transpeptidase; the encoded protein is MRADIRCAVAVIGIGASVIAGTAVVNLPVPVPADVSLAAASQSNPFPIASMLPTRGQTVGVAHPVVVNFRAPVADRHAAERALGITSTPAMTGKYEWLDNKVVQWTPDRYWPAHTTIALTVEGQPTEIKTGPAVIGIASISEHTFTVSIDGVETGPPSSLPAPHHRPHFGQQGVLPSSLGRPEYPTPVGSYTVLSKERSVQMDSSSVGIPVDDPDGYLVTVDYAVRITNHGLFVHSAPWAVNSLGLENVSHGCISLSPEDAEWYYNKVNVGDPVIVRESTNELPSS